The Dasypus novemcinctus isolate mDasNov1 chromosome 11, mDasNov1.1.hap2, whole genome shotgun sequence DNA window CAAACGCCTGGACTTGCAAAATTAAGTGCATACTTATACTCTTCCAGAAATACTGTATAGAAAATATTGAATCATGtgttaataataaaatggtattATTTTTTGAGCACCTCCTGCATGCAAGGTCTTAAATTAAATACTTCAGGTGAGTTATTTAATATATTCTTGACAATAATCCTAGAAGACATATCCTTGTTCCCATGAGGAAATTGGGGCATGAGGAGATTGAGTATTTTGGTGAGGATGATAAATGGCAGAACTATGCTAAGTTTGTAGAACTTCAAAAGTCATCCTcttggaatcataaaataataGCATAGCTCCATAAAACTTCATTTGTTTAATGCATTTTTGGGCAATTTAGCACTTAACACATAGTTTTCTTTGTAGCTTATTAGCAGATATAAGAAATTTTGCTAAAAATTGGGAACAGTGGGTTGTTTCATCCTTGGAAAATTTGCCAGAAGCCCTAATTGACAAGAAAATACCGATTTTGCGGAGATTTGTATCTTCTCTAAAACGACAAACATCTTTCTTACATCTTGCTCAGGTGAGTTGGTAAGCCCAAGGTATTTGAGTCACCAACTAAAAATTGAATTTCTGATGAGGACCTTTCACAGATTGAAGAAGACTAAAGATACacaacaattaaatgcaatgtgAGATCCTAGACTGCATCCTAGAACAGAAAAATATCATTAACAGAAAATCTGGTCAATTCAAATGAGGTCTGTGGTTTAGTTACTAGTGTCGTGCCTATgttaatttcttgattttgataatttattaTGGTTATGTAACAATATTAGGGGAAGCTGGGCAAAGGGATATGGAAACACTCTATACTTGAGCtgtgcaacttttctgtaaattaaaaaatatttcaaaataaaaagtagggAAAAAACAACACCCCCCCCCAAACAAACCCACTTCTGAATGCATCAAAATGTAGAACACCTATTTGTCACATTAATTTAATTGATCAAAATTAAGTACTGGGGACTCAGCCCATGTGATACTGGATGTTGTGAAAACCAGAAACTAAACATCTTATTAACTGCCCACATGATTCTCTTAAATAGTAAGGAAAAAGTATTTCTTAAATTGAGAAAGCCATGTTTGCATATTGTTAAAATATACTCCCCCTCAACAATGATTGTTTGCTAATGAAGATATCCAGCCCCTTAAGTTTTAAAGAACTAATGTGGATAGATTCAGATAAGAAATGAAACTTCTGAAAATTGTGACTATGAATAAAAAGATTGATTACCTAagtctgaaaataatttttacaacCTTTAACAGATATGATCAATAGTCTCAGCAATTTCTTTTAgtgtgaaaatatgaaaaagttatTTATGATAATAGTTATTTAGGAACTATTTTTCTAAAAACTAAAACTTTCCTATAGTTAGAATTTCAGTGATACAGGTTAGTGTCTTTTCTACTTTGTCCAAGCAGATTGCCAGGCCTGCTCTCTTTGACCAGCATGTCGTGAATTCTATGGTATCTGATATTGAAAAGGTTGACTTGAATAGTATTGGATCCCAGGCCCTTCTCACCATTTCAGGCAGCACAGACACTGAATCCGATATCTACAATGAATGTAAGTCATTTTTGTTTTGAGTAGGGTTTCCCAAtcttggcactattgacattgGCTTGATTTCCCAGGGATAATAGCCCAGTATTTCCCTCCCTATTTTCctctgaaaatacaaaaaatgtaATGTCTTAAAGGCTGTAGCACAAAGGATAGACTGCTCTCTGGGGATAGTCCAACCTCAACAGTACTCTCTGATTCCTAACATAAAGTGACACAGCTCTGATTCAGTAACCCCCAAGCTTTTCAATAAAATGATAGTCCTAAATTGCCCCTTTACATTTCACATGATAGACGAGTTTAATTTTTGCTAAGGATAAACAGTAATCCAGAAAGCAGGAAATCAACAATTTAGCCTAGTTCATTCATTAGCTTTCAACTAATCTGTTTCAGTTAATGAAAACACTGCACTCAAAATGGACATTTAATGATATGGACAGCCTCAATATACTTGCCTAgtatatacatagatatataatatcttgacctatattttaatatatatcaaGATACATTCACTTATGGTTAAGATTTTGAATGGTAAATTACTCATTTTTTTGTTACTCTTCTCAGGTTGTGCAATTACTCTCACACATTAACTTAATAAAATTGTTAAGACGTCTGATTATAGACTTTCTCTTGGGTTCAAAGTAATGGTGTAATACTCAGTTTTCTTTTCTACACGGTAGATGACTCTATCACAGTGTTCCAAGAACTGAAGGATCTCCTTAAGAAGAATGCCACTGTGGAGGCTTTCATTGAATGGCTGGATACTGTGGTGGAGCAGAGAGTTATTAAGGTACCTTCAATTACAGACTCAGAAAATCAGTTTGTCATTAAGAGTAAATGCATGAGTGACTGTAATTTTTTGACTGGTTGGGGAGGAGTAGCATGCTGTGCATAAATATGCTTTGAAAAGCTTTGGTAGCCCTGCAGTAAGGCagccaaaatatcaaaattagaaTTAGGTGCCAGGTTTCAGAACTCTGGGCATGGATTCAATTCTATCCCTCCCTTCTTAGCCAACGTCTGCAAGACACCATACCTTCCCTATCAATCAGTCGagttacagctgagtaatatcaATAGTGAAAGGTGAACTTAGAAACTGGAGAGATCTGGCCCTTTTTAGAAAGCAAGTTTTCATAAATGCTGACAGAAAAAATACTGTTTTAAGCGTTTGAAGTCCTGAATTCTAAGAGTTCAGTATTTTGTTTCCTCTGGTTCCTTCAACTCTTTCACGTCCTCCATCATGAAACAGGGCAATAAGAACAAATATATCCATTACTAGTTGGTGTTAGCCATTCCCTATCAAGGAAACTAGTTATAGTTTAAGGACATGCTTTCTTCTGGAGGGAAAACATTATCATTCGGGGCCAGAGAAGATGGAGTTAATCATTCACAGAGACATATAAGTCTTCTTTCACACCTCACCTTCTGTTCTTTTTAAGGTTTTGTCCAAAGGAGaattaaacaaaattattttgtaaattatttcatatttggtTTAATTCTattaggtaaaaaataaataaaaatatatagagtaGAGACTCTTAAGGTATATAGAATAAAAAAACTCATAAAATGACAGCAAGAACACCCTGGACAGATCATTTTATTTGATGAAATAAATGGCACGCCATCTGTCAATTTGTCAGACAAGTTACCTACCTCATGATCTAACTTAGGATGCATGTACTAACGAGATGACAGATTTTATAGTTTCATTTGTGTCCCTTTATTTTAGACCAGCAAACAAAATGGAAGATCTTTAAAGAAGAGGGCGCAAGACTTTCTGCTGAAGTGGAGCTTTTTTGGTGCTCGAGTAATGCATAATCTCACCTTGAACAATGCATCCAGTTTTGGTATCCCATGTGCTTTATAAGATTCTTCTTAAATGAATTACACTTTTTTGTTCCCCACTCATATTTTCCTGCCATTTTTTAAACACATGACATTGCCATTCCTCAAAGCATATCTGAATATTGAACCAGTAGACTATGGTAGTTAAGAGCATGGGTTTGGGAGGGTTAAATCTAAACACTGCTTCTCTCTCTGGCTTTGGGCTTTTCCCAAAGCCCAGTCTGCTCATTgtagaaaggaggaaatattgCTCTCCTAGGGTTATGTAGGTACTTTAGAGAGACGATGTTTATAAAAGCACATTATATATCTGGCTCCTGAGAAACACTGACTAGTAGCTGTTTTGATTACATTCCATCAGTGCTTGGATAAATTTTCTTTCTgaagtaaacaaataaacaataattaaGGCTTTTTCCCAAAGGCATTATGTATTGCAGTAAGGCAatctttttccatctcttctGGGCACCCATGTAGCCGCACACTAGGAGTGACAGAGCAGCTTAGAAAACACACTCTTTTAAGTTCCTGAACCACCTTTCCTGATCTATGAAACCGAAGCAAACTGAGTCAAGTTAACTTTTCTACAGGTTCCATACCttctttttcctaaattttctaaGATTCTTATTATTTTACAGATATAGTGCAAAACTCATGGGTAGTACCTCTGCATTTAATAGTTGTATTTCAAGAACTCTTCACATTATGAAACAGATTTCAAATTAgctaaattattttcatttaattttcaattgaattaaataaaatcaggGAACTTATATTAAATGATGAGCAAGGTGTACTGAATCTATTCTTTGAAATATCTTGCTTATAtcgaagcttttaaaaaatatacagtttTGATGTCTAACTTgatatgaaaaaaaacacaaacttttGTTGGGAAATCTGTTgaatagtaaaaatatatttaagattttccAGTACATAAAAATTACCCTTTTGTCTTTTTCAGATCTAAGGGTATTTTCTTTCAGGTTACAGCAACATCTCCTTACCTGATGCTTTTTTCAGACCATTTTGGCCATTGTCTAATTATTTAGTACAAAGTAAACAGAACTAGAGCAGAGTAGAGCTCATTCTCCCCCAGGTTAAAGCTTATCACACTCCAATGTGTGCCCTCTTAAGGCCTAAAGCATGTCTCACTTTCATCCGTATTTTCCTTTGATGTAATTAGTGGCCAAAGAGCTGGCAGGACAGTGCACACAGTGAGCTGAGCAGGCAGTACACAGAGAGATTAGAGACCCAAGTTAAGCATGTTGGTCTTAGCGGGTCATTTAAAGTCCAACAAGTATTTGTTTATTTCAGTTGCTCCTTGTGAAGTGTTGCGAGATGGTCACAGAGATaacttctctctttctgtttccctccctttctAACCCATCCCCCCTGTATTCATCTCACAACATCCTCTCCCCATTACCGATACAGGTTCTTTCCATTTGATCCGAATGCTTCTCGATGAATACATCCTCCTGGCCATGGAGACCCAATTTAATAATGACAAAGAGCAGGAGTTGCAGAATTTATTGGACAAGTATATGAAGAATTCAGGTAATTTTAAATATCTGCcttgttttgtgtatttcttCGTTTAAAACCTAAAATCAAGAATTTGTAAGTGCACATGTTAGGTGGGCTTATAATAGTTTTAGAGTTTCCCCCAAACATCACAGTATGCTAACATTAGTGGGACACTGTTTTATCCTTTCTCCATTTATGCATAGAATAGATAGTTGTGTATTCTATTAGAAACACTTAAGGATACAAACTTGGCTTTCTGAGCATTTAAATGGATTAGAGAGGtgattaaaatagaagaaataactataatccAATCAACAGGTGTGGTATGCCACTTTATAGTGCTGTAGAGATAATAAGGTCTCTAGGAGGGAGAGAAGGTAGGGAGCACATTGATTTGGGATGCAATGACTTGTGTTTTGATGTCTTCACTCCAAGTGGACTATTTAGTGCCCTCAGACCACACCTACACCCACGAATATACAGCTATCAAAAACCACCATTGCCAAGACTGAAGGCCTGCCAGCCACGTTTCCCACAGAAAACATTTACCAGGAGTCTCCAGGTTAATTATACAatcatgaaactttttttttaagatttattttatttatttatttctcctcctccccttcgttgtttgtgcttgctctctcctctctctctgtccatttgttgtgtgcttgtcttccttttaggaggtgccaggaactgaacttggaaccttccacgtgggagagaggttcccaatggtttgaaccacctctgctccccgcttgttgtgtctctcattgtgttttcttgttgtgtctctttgttgcatcatctcattgagtcatcttgttgtgtccacACTGtctagcttgtcttctttaggagacattggAAAGCAAACCCAGGAcgtcccatgtgataggcaggtcccaactgcttgagcccaaTCCTTTTCCCATCACAAAccattttgagtttcttttactTGTGCTTATCTAATAAGATTATGGGAATGGTTTTAgcattccctttaaaaaaaaaaatctttccagaTGCAAGTAAAGCTGCCTTCACTGCTTCTCCGAGTTCATGCTTTCTTGCCAACCGTAATAAAGGCAGCACCATTACCAGTGACAGTGTGAAGAATGAGAGCCATGTGGAAACAGCCTATCTTCCTCTGTCATCCAGTCAGCATGGCGTTTTAACCCCTGCTCTGCACCCGTTCCCATCTGGAAGTACAGACACGATGCCGCTCCCAGGTACGTGGGGTGCCACAGAGAGGACTTGGGCTTCAGCACACCTCAGAGGTCTTTTCCTTATAGATGGTAGCCTGTAGGGATTCAAAGAACAGAAAATACTTCTCTTCACTGACTTATTATATTGTTGTGATTTTCAGCAATTGTCATTCACGTTTTTATTAATACCATTATTAACATAGGAATCACACTTTGACACACTTGCTAAGTGGTATCAGAAGTATGGGCATCTCCATTTAGTGGGAGAATAAACTATATCAGATTTACATAAAATTCTTAAGCTGTTTTGAAGATCAAGAAATGGGCTGcttacttatttttgttttctgaggAGACtttattctttctccattaaaAAGTGGATTTGGCCATGTTAAGATAACTGTTGGcaatatttttttcccctttggtctACCATCCCCTTGGTCGCAAATTGAAGGCTTAGTGACTTGAATGAGCTAATAGATAATACTTTAAATCTGCTCATTGCCctgtctttctttgtttttaacttttaattttgcattAATTATAAATTCACAGGAAGTTGCCAAGACAGCACAGAGAGGTTCTCTGTTCCCTTCACCCAGTTTCTCCCAATGGTTACATCTCATATAAGTAtattatcaaaatcaggaaaccAATGTTAGTGCAACATGTATGTATACTTCTGTTATTTTATCGCATGGGTGGATTTGTGTAAACACCACTGCAATAAAGATCCAGAACTGCACCATCACCACAAAGATCTCCCTGATATTACCCCTTTAAAGTTATACCCATCTCCCACCCCCAGCCATCCCTAACCTCTGGCAACCTGCCTTGTATCTTTTTGCAGTCCTTTTACATACATTCCTTCATTGAAAGTAAAGAATTTTAAACCTGGAAGAAGCTTACAGACTAGGGGCCTACTTCCATCAGTGCAAAATCAGAGCCCAGGGAATTAGTGGCATTCCTACGTCTCATTGCTCATCAGTGGTGCTTACATGGTATCTTGAATTGGCTGTTTCGAAGCCATGGCCATTTTGATATTGTTGCcattttcttttaccttaaaaggcAAACTATTGAATGTTCATATTATTCTTTAATTATAGAGAAATGTGAGCAGGAGAACCCTCTTGCCCTCCACAAACTTGACCTCTAGTCATCCCAATTTCCCTGGGAGCATGGAGTCAGCACAGACTTTCCTAGATAGTCACAAACTCCAGGAGCTTCCACCATTGTAAAAtggaatgatatttttaaaagatggaatttTGGTGTTCCCCAGTTCTGTTGTTTGGGGAGGGTAGGAATAAAGTTGGGAAAAATGCATATTACTAagtctttcaaatatttttttaaaaatcatgagtcAATCTACTTTAATAACTACTTAAAATGGTACTAAGTGAATGCTCTGGCAATGTTTTTCCAGGCCAAATGGAGCTTTCCCAGAGTGCTGGTCATCTGATGACACCGCCCATCTCTCCAGCCATGGCGAGCCGAGGAAGTGTCATTAACCAGGGGCCAATGGCGGGGAGGCCCCCAAGTGTGGGTCCCGTACTGTCAGCCCCTCCACACTGCTCAACATATCCAGAGCCCATTTATCCTGCTGTCCCGCCAACCAACCATGACTTTTATGGGACCAACTCTAACTATCAGACTGTGTTCAGAGCACAGCCCCAACCCCCATCAGGACTCTATCCCCACCGGGCCGAGCATGGTCGTTGTATGGCCTGGAGTGAACAGCAGCTTTCTAGAGACTTCTTCACTGGCAGTTGTGCTGGGTCTCCATATAATTCCCGACCACCTTCCAGCTATGGATCATCCTCACATGCCCAAGATTCACACAGTATGCAGTTTCTAAATTCAGGAAGCTTCAATTTTCTGAGCAATGCAGGGGCTGCCAGCTGCCAAGGAGCATCATTGCCTCCTAATTCACCTAACGGTATAGAAATTTTAAGAAAGTTTTTCCTGACCTTTAAGATACTGAAATCAGACACTGAGTTACATGTCATCCCATGTAAGCCTTCTGAAGCTCACGGCATATTAGACACTTGGAGTTCATTTTTGCTACATATAAACATATTCACTAATTCTTGTGGCTTTTTTAAAGTTGTCCTTCCAAATGCCACAAATGATGAAAAAGTATCATGTCAAACCATATGCAGGAGATGAAGCTTAATAACCCCAAAGATGAATGCTCTGTCTTTCgaaaatattttcagtaaatTATGTTTCTTCCAGAGAACTCAAAGCAGATTTTAAAGACAAGGCTAAGACAATGCCTTGTTTAGGCTGATAGAACACTCGAGGTTAAGGAAGTTGGAAATATTTGCTGTCGCCTTCAACTACCAGCCTAGGCTCCTCTGATCCCTCTCTCCTAAGTGCAGACCAGTCTTTCTCCCATCAACAggaatttgtaaataaaaatggTATTTGCCAAGTAGTGTAATCTCTGTGAGAGACAAATAGTGCTCCTTTTCACTTCATAGGAAGATCTTGTTCATTTAAATCAGAAAATAGGAAAGAGGCGTGGTCTGTCTCAAAACTTCtagatatcttttaaaaaaacaaaagcagcatAGAGAACTATAGCCATATATAAGCACACGTCAACTCCATAGTCAATGTAGATTCACATATAGCATTTACAGTTTGATAGCTTCAGGGCTCCACCCAATtacccttccctttccttcctggaGTGTTTTTTGTAATAAGTTGACAATATATTCTTGCGGTCTTCTGTTTCAGGATACTATGGCAGCAATCTAAACTACCCAGAGTCTCAGAGACTTGGCTCGATGGTGAATCAACATGTTTCTGTCATCAGCAGTGTTCGCTCATTGCCCCCTTACAGTGACATCCACGATCCACTTAACATTTTAGATGACGGTGCTAGAAAGCAGACTAGTTCATTTTATGCAGACGCAGCACCTTCAGTTGCCTGCCGGACTCCAGTAGTAGGTAAATTATTTTAGTAGcccttgaaaacattttaaagtgtCATTGACCTCAGATATGCAGGCTTACTCTGGAGGGAGAAGTATTGAAGTGAACTGGGGACTCATTCCCACGGACGACATATCACTTTGGTCTGAAGTTATATTTTTCTGCATATGCAGATAGTATTACAATCTCCCAACATATAGTCCACCTTGCAACTTACTGTTAGATCTGTATTCTTTCCCAAACGAATAGCTGGCATTTGTTATATATGCAAAAAAGTAATATAAAGTGCCCAAATGAAGTCTAACTACTATAACTTTTATGAGGGTACTCTTGACATCTTTCTTTCACTCCTGTTCCTTCACTATGGAACCCAGGGCAAGGCCAAGAAGTGTTTTTGGACCCTACATTCTCCATCAACACTGCAAAGCCACCTCACGCTAAAAAAAAAATCGATGTCCTTTGACTGAGGCTACTAGAATTTTCTCACTCATGTAAAGTATAATTAAAAGTCTCTGTAGaaatgtctctttttattgtccTATAACAAACAATTTAagtaaaaatgagcaaaactgtGATTTTCAGGAAGTCCTCTAGCATCTTCTTCCAACCAGGTCACTATCTCTAAGCCTCATCAGAGAAGAAATTTTGCCAGTTATACTAGATGTAAATCACCAGCACCCAGCAAAATATCTAACCATCACAtagtaggagctcaataaatcTGTGCGTGTATAAAAGGAGTAAAAACATATGTatagattttatttcaaaattactaACAAGCCATCACAgggtatgtatatatttatgtacgTATCAAAATAAAGTGTCAGTGTTCATAGGAGATGATTTTCAGCTAGCATAAGTAGAGGGCGTTGACATCCAAACAGAGTATAAGGGAAAATGAGATAAATTCCATCTCTCCTCCCTCAGTGTACTTTTCCAATAATTCAATAGGAAGCACTTCTTCCCTTCTGTGACTGTCACAGATGCGCCCTGAGCAGAGTCCAGCAGACCATCTCCTGCTATCTGCAAATGGTCATTGCTTCTAGGTTACTCTAATGAAGCAGAAAATTCCACTTCAGGAAGTTTCCT harbors:
- the RFX6 gene encoding DNA-binding protein RFX6 is translated as MAGGGAAPGPAPGPSELPPSPAILPGGAPGRWSPRPPAPPQLPQVPSPAPPRPARWRGAPPGACPRRVQRSPAAGRMAKVPELEDAFLPAQPSPQGSREMQDECCVQLLGKGLLAYPQERGYLAAEAQTGGALGARGKEDDPQLPVGVKSEMHLSNNVNFSSEEEDADSHDSKTKAADQHLSQKKTITQIMKDKKKQTQLTLQWLEENYIVCEGVCLPRCILYAHYLDFCRKEKLEPACAATFGKTIRQKFPLLTTRRLGTRGHSKYHYYGIGIKESSAYYHSVYSGKGLTRFSGSKLKNEGGFTRKYSLSSKTGTLLPEFPSAQHLVYQGCISKDKVDTLIMMYKTHCQCILDNAINGNFEEIQHFLLHFWQGMPDHLLPLLENPVIIDIFCVCDSILYKVLTDVLIPATMQEMPESLLADIRNFAKNWEQWVVSSLENLPEALIDKKIPILRRFVSSLKRQTSFLHLAQIARPALFDQHVVNSMVSDIEKVDLNSIGSQALLTISGSTDTESDIYNEYDSITVFQELKDLLKKNATVEAFIEWLDTVVEQRVIKTSKQNGRSLKKRAQDFLLKWSFFGARVMHNLTLNNASSFGSFHLIRMLLDEYILLAMETQFNNDKEQELQNLLDKYMKNSDASKAAFTASPSSCFLANRNKGSTITSDSVKNESHVETAYLPLSSSQHGVLTPALHPFPSGSTDTMPLPGQMELSQSAGHLMTPPISPAMASRGSVINQGPMAGRPPSVGPVLSAPPHCSTYPEPIYPAVPPTNHDFYGTNSNYQTVFRAQPQPPSGLYPHRAEHGRCMAWSEQQLSRDFFTGSCAGSPYNSRPPSSYGSSSHAQDSHSMQFLNSGSFNFLSNAGAASCQGASLPPNSPNGYYGSNLNYPESQRLGSMVNQHVSVISSVRSLPPYSDIHDPLNILDDGARKQTSSFYADAAPSVACRTPVVASSLQTPIPPSSSQCMYGTSSQYPVQETLDSHGANSREMVSSLPPINTVFMGTAAGGT